In Candidatus Bathyarchaeia archaeon, a genomic segment contains:
- a CDS encoding succinate dehydrogenase/fumarate reductase flavoprotein subunit, with translation MDHLSHDVLIIGGGAAGLRAAIAAAELNPKLDIAIVSKVYPMRSHTVSAEGGMAAVLRTDYDNFDLHAYDTIKGSDFLADQDAVEFFVKEAPRESIRLEHWGCPFSRDPDGRISVRAFGGMSVKRTLFATDKIGFHLLHTLFQTSLKFENIRRYDEWFTTSILVDNGRVDGVTAIDIRSGELVSFLAKAVVIATGGCGRIYQFTTNGWIKTGDGMAMAYRAGVPLKDMEMVQYHPTLLPNTGILITEAARGEGGHLLNKDGDRFLKKYVPNKMELGPRDILSRAEMTEIKEGRGFEGPYGSYVHLDLTHLGEETIEAKLPFVKELAEKYLGIDPAHEMIPVRPGQHYMMGGVHTDIHANTGLPGLYAAGEMACVSMNGANRLGSNSLTECLVFGAEAGIGAAQFAMKQGAPSFGNPVQGLALEEEKRIYDKVLKHEKGEGISNIRTEMQKVMEDHVGIYRDENTLKQACNLIGGLKQRMKNAVVEDKDRVYNTDLVSALELDFMLDVAETIAYTALARTESRGAHSRTDYPKRDDVQFLKHLVVYETGTVPRIDSMPVTITRWKPEARVY, from the coding sequence GTGGACCATCTCAGCCACGATGTCTTGATCATTGGGGGTGGTGCCGCTGGACTCCGGGCTGCCATTGCTGCAGCCGAGCTCAATCCCAAGCTAGACATCGCGATCGTGTCCAAAGTCTATCCTATGCGCAGCCACACGGTCTCAGCCGAGGGCGGCATGGCCGCGGTGTTGAGGACCGACTATGACAACTTCGACCTTCATGCCTACGACACGATCAAGGGGAGCGACTTTCTTGCAGATCAGGACGCGGTCGAGTTTTTCGTGAAGGAAGCGCCTAGGGAATCGATACGGCTGGAGCATTGGGGCTGTCCTTTCAGCCGGGACCCTGACGGCCGGATTAGCGTGCGAGCCTTCGGAGGAATGAGTGTAAAGAGAACACTGTTCGCGACGGACAAGATAGGATTCCATCTACTCCACACACTATTCCAGACCAGCTTGAAGTTCGAGAATATTCGCAGGTATGATGAGTGGTTCACCACGTCGATCCTTGTGGATAACGGCCGAGTTGACGGGGTTACAGCTATTGACATTCGCTCAGGCGAACTCGTTTCGTTTCTAGCGAAGGCTGTTGTGATCGCGACAGGGGGATGCGGTAGAATCTATCAATTCACAACCAACGGATGGATCAAGACAGGCGACGGAATGGCCATGGCTTACAGAGCCGGGGTCCCACTCAAAGACATGGAAATGGTCCAATATCATCCAACATTGCTTCCGAACACCGGCATACTGATCACCGAGGCTGCCAGGGGAGAGGGAGGTCACCTACTGAACAAGGATGGCGATCGATTCCTGAAAAAATACGTCCCCAACAAGATGGAGCTGGGACCGAGAGACATCCTGTCGCGGGCTGAGATGACTGAGATCAAGGAGGGCCGGGGATTTGAAGGCCCATACGGAAGCTATGTCCACCTAGACCTCACACATTTGGGCGAGGAAACGATCGAGGCAAAACTTCCTTTCGTGAAAGAACTCGCCGAGAAATACCTGGGAATAGACCCAGCTCACGAAATGATACCTGTAAGGCCAGGGCAACATTACATGATGGGAGGCGTTCACACTGACATACATGCCAACACTGGCCTCCCTGGACTGTACGCAGCTGGAGAGATGGCGTGCGTCAGCATGAATGGCGCAAACCGTCTCGGAAGCAACTCACTCACCGAATGTCTCGTGTTTGGTGCCGAGGCCGGAATCGGCGCGGCTCAATTCGCTATGAAGCAGGGGGCACCGAGTTTCGGAAATCCCGTTCAAGGGCTGGCGTTGGAGGAGGAGAAGAGAATCTACGACAAAGTTCTGAAACACGAGAAGGGCGAAGGAATCTCGAACATTCGAACAGAGATGCAGAAGGTCATGGAGGATCACGTCGGCATCTACCGTGACGAGAACACTCTCAAACAGGCCTGCAACCTTATCGGAGGCTTGAAACAGAGAATGAAGAACGCAGTGGTTGAAGACAAGGACCGCGTCTATAACACCGACTTGGTCTCCGCTCTGGAACTAGACTTCATGCTCGATGTCGCTGAGACCATTGCTTACACAGCACTTGCACGAACGGAATCCAGGGGCGCACATTCTCGCACAGATTATCCGAAACGTGACGATGTTCAATTCCTCAAGCACCTAGTGGTCTATGAGACTGGAACTGTTCCGAGGATTGACTCGATGCCGGTAACGATTACGCGTTGGAAACCGGAGGCGCGAGTCTACTAA
- the sdhB gene encoding succinate dehydrogenase iron-sulfur subunit: protein MSQEIATIRVTRYRPEKDGKPYFQDYKVPYRKDMVVLDALNYIKANLDGTLTYRWSCRMGVCGSCGANVDGVPKLTCASFLHEFKGRTIEVEPLSHFPVIKDLVVNMDDFMHKLVEIKPWTIREKESPPEEGEYRQSPEELERYGQFSSCINCMLCYSACPVYGLNEKFLGPAATALAYRYIEDSRDQGKDVRFPIVHDIEGVWECTLVGECSVVCPKGVDPMLAIQKTKILGATNALRSLVMPRGAGK, encoded by the coding sequence ATGAGCCAAGAGATTGCGACCATCAGAGTAACGCGATATCGGCCGGAGAAAGATGGGAAGCCATACTTCCAAGATTACAAAGTACCTTACCGAAAGGACATGGTTGTTCTTGACGCGCTCAACTACATCAAGGCCAATCTAGATGGGACGCTGACTTATCGCTGGTCGTGCAGAATGGGCGTGTGCGGAAGCTGTGGCGCGAATGTAGATGGGGTCCCGAAGCTCACCTGTGCTAGCTTTCTCCACGAATTCAAGGGTCGAACGATCGAAGTGGAACCTCTTTCCCACTTCCCAGTCATCAAAGACTTGGTCGTCAACATGGACGACTTCATGCACAAGCTGGTTGAGATCAAGCCCTGGACGATTCGGGAAAAGGAGTCTCCTCCAGAAGAGGGCGAGTACCGCCAGAGCCCTGAGGAATTGGAGCGCTACGGTCAGTTCTCTTCCTGTATCAATTGCATGCTCTGCTACTCCGCTTGCCCAGTCTATGGGCTTAACGAGAAATTTCTAGGTCCAGCCGCCACGGCGCTGGCTTACAGATACATCGAGGATTCGAGAGACCAGGGCAAGGATGTTCGGTTTCCGATTGTGCATGATATCGAGGGGGTTTGGGAATGCACCCTCGTGGGAGAATGCAGTGTCGTCTGCCCGAAGGGTGTTGACCCTATGCTTGCGATTCAGAAGACAAAGATTCTCGGAGCTACAAATGCTCTGCGGTCGCTGGTGATGCCGCGGGGAGCCGGGAAATAA
- a CDS encoding fumarate reductase subunit C, which translates to MSKEKPFPEYRRKLGPGWWLSNGHFTQYMIREWSSFFVAVFSLIYIYELSLFASGAKQSALALMRNPGLIAFNVVALIFTLYHALTWFYLIGKVQPIKFGKTTSKPWQALLVNIVLLLIISYAVTQILVLR; encoded by the coding sequence TTGTCCAAGGAGAAACCGTTTCCCGAATACAGGCGAAAGCTCGGTCCCGGATGGTGGCTCTCAAACGGCCACTTCACCCAATATATGATCCGGGAATGGAGCAGCTTCTTCGTTGCCGTGTTCAGCCTTATCTACATCTACGAGCTATCGCTCTTCGCCTCAGGCGCGAAACAGAGTGCACTCGCTCTAATGAGGAATCCGGGATTGATCGCCTTCAACGTGGTAGCGTTGATATTCACACTGTACCACGCGCTTACCTGGTTCTATCTTATCGGCAAAGTCCAGCCGATCAAGTTCGGAAAAACGACGAGCAAACCCTGGCAAGCCTTACTGGTCAATATTGTTCTATTGCTGATCATATCCTACGCTGTAACCCAGATTCTAGTGTTGAGGTAG
- a CDS encoding carboxymuconolactone decarboxylase family protein, whose amino-acid sequence MSHGHSLKEFKAYREKMNEKILEKGNLQIRRFFNLDTQAYNDGALPRKTKELMGLVASLVLRCDDCVTYHIIQCVEQKVSDAEFFEAFNIGLIVGGSIAIPHLRSAVEMLEECRRKEKQT is encoded by the coding sequence ATGAGCCACGGTCACTCTCTCAAGGAATTCAAAGCCTATCGAGAGAAAATGAACGAGAAAATCCTGGAAAAGGGAAACCTTCAGATCAGACGATTCTTCAATCTCGACACCCAAGCCTACAATGATGGCGCTCTTCCCCGAAAGACCAAAGAACTGATGGGACTTGTCGCATCTCTCGTGCTTCGATGCGATGATTGCGTAACGTACCATATCATTCAGTGTGTCGAGCAGAAAGTCTCCGATGCGGAGTTTTTCGAGGCCTTCAACATAGGATTGATAGTAGGCGGGTCCATAGCCATACCACATCTGCGAAGCGCAGTGGAGATGTTGGAAGAATGCAGACGGAAAGAAAAACAAACTTAG
- a CDS encoding DNA polymerase ligase N-terminal domain-containing protein produces MVELSDPRKPLTPSRSDISPKSTKPSSADVVSPSVNSSLRFLVQEHHARRLHWDFRLELDGVLKSWAVPKGPPTEPGIKRLAVQVPDHPLSYYGFKGTIPEGEYGAGQVKIWDKGLYILELREPRKYHVVLKGRKLKGDYRLINFKDKNWLIYKVS; encoded by the coding sequence ATGGTCGAACTTTCTGACCCCAGAAAACCATTGACACCTTCAAGGTCTGATATTTCTCCTAAAAGCACCAAGCCTTCCAGCGCAGACGTGGTGTCTCCGTCTGTGAACTCCTCGTTGAGATTTCTAGTCCAGGAGCATCACGCCCGAAGGTTGCACTGGGATTTCAGACTTGAGCTGGATGGCGTTTTGAAGAGTTGGGCTGTTCCCAAGGGCCCACCAACAGAACCTGGGATAAAGCGGCTCGCAGTTCAAGTCCCGGATCATCCTCTCAGCTACTACGGTTTCAAGGGGACGATTCCTGAAGGAGAATATGGCGCTGGCCAGGTGAAAATCTGGGACAAGGGATTGTATATCCTCGAGCTCAGGGAGCCACGCAAATACCACGTTGTCTTGAAAGGTCGAAAGCTAAAGGGTGATTACCGTCTGATCAACTTCAAGGACAAGAACTGGTTAATCTACAAAGTATCGTAG